The bacterium genome includes a window with the following:
- a CDS encoding VOC family protein, which yields MIRSLIPRLGLVVLGALLPSGGATASELPVAGLDHVVVVVADLEAAAARYRALGFALKPGRHHANGIRNLHAKFPDGTEIELLTVDEPGDDLARSYRRHLAEGDGPAYAGFYGPDLEVTAGHLTSVDWPLRRAGGLLTIDDPALGHVFFGRRNASPTDRPEHFAHANGASGLQAVWWAADDPSSDRLLDDLGARPVPVAWTSPSGAACRAARLPSGEVRLLPPAERVRPDRPICGLTVAVADLDAVLAALQGVVPVEQVRVEGDGRAVLVAPDAACGLWLEFRAVGGPGRPDRPETAGGR from the coding sequence TTGATCCGATCCCTGATCCCGCGCCTGGGGCTCGTGGTCCTCGGCGCCCTGTTGCCGTCCGGCGGCGCAACGGCGTCGGAACTGCCCGTGGCGGGACTCGACCACGTCGTCGTCGTCGTGGCCGACCTCGAGGCGGCGGCCGCGCGCTACCGGGCCCTGGGCTTCGCCCTGAAGCCCGGACGGCACCACGCCAACGGCATCCGCAACCTGCACGCGAAGTTTCCCGACGGCACCGAGATCGAACTGCTCACGGTCGACGAGCCCGGCGACGATCTGGCGCGCTCCTATCGCCGGCATCTGGCGGAGGGCGATGGCCCGGCCTACGCCGGCTTCTACGGACCGGACCTCGAGGTGACCGCGGGGCACCTGACCTCGGTCGACTGGCCGCTGCGGCGGGCGGGCGGCCTGCTCACCATCGACGATCCCGCGCTGGGCCACGTCTTCTTCGGACGGCGCAACGCGTCGCCCACCGATCGACCCGAGCACTTCGCCCACGCCAACGGCGCGTCCGGCCTGCAGGCCGTGTGGTGGGCGGCGGACGACCCGAGCAGCGACCGCCTGCTCGACGATCTGGGCGCGCGGCCGGTCCCGGTGGCGTGGACGTCGCCGTCGGGAGCCGCCTGCCGGGCGGCCCGCCTGCCGTCGGGCGAGGTGCGCCTGCTGCCGCCGGCCGAGCGGGTGCGGCCCGACCGGCCCATCTGCGGACTCACGGTGGCGGTCGCCGATCTGGACGCGGTGCTGGCGGCCCTGCAGGGAGTGGTCCCGGTGGAGCAGGTGCGCGTGGAGGGCGACGGGCGCGCGGTGCTCGTGGCGCCCGACGCCGCGTGCGGCCTGTGGCTCGAATTCCGGGCCGTCGGGGGCCCGGGCCGGCCCGACCGGCCGGAAACGGCGGGAGGGCGCTGA
- a CDS encoding cupin domain-containing protein — translation MRPGELIDHPEGGRFREVHRSAQVVTAADGRERPALTHIYFALARGERSLLHRVAGDEVWNLYRGDGVVLHLWDGEGETQRVELSEPAGAWCHVVPAGWWQAAEPLGGDVLVGCSVGPGFEFADFVLLTNDRPEAAVVRALWPGLVPFIAAGAP, via the coding sequence ATGCGCCCCGGTGAACTGATCGACCACCCCGAAGGCGGACGCTTCCGGGAGGTGCATCGCTCGGCCCAGGTGGTGACCGCCGCCGACGGGCGCGAGCGGCCGGCGCTGACCCACATCTACTTCGCCCTGGCGCGGGGCGAGCGCAGCCTGCTGCACCGCGTGGCCGGCGACGAGGTGTGGAATCTCTATCGTGGCGACGGCGTGGTCCTGCACCTCTGGGACGGCGAGGGCGAAACGCAGCGCGTCGAACTCTCGGAGCCGGCCGGGGCGTGGTGCCACGTGGTGCCGGCCGGGTGGTGGCAGGCGGCCGAGCCCCTGGGCGGCGACGTGCTGGTGGGCTGCTCGGTGGGACCCGGCTTCGAGTTCGCCGACTTCGTCCTGCTCACGAACGACCGGCCCGAGGCCGCCGTGGTGCGCGCCCTGTGGCCCGGTCTGGTGCCCTTCATCGCGGCGGGTGCGCCGTGA
- a CDS encoding methyltransferase domain-containing protein, protein MHHGDLTGTAWEPALYEAFADHRLRPGLDLMLRLPASAPRRIVDLGCGTGRLTALLAARFPAAAVVGIDHAPDMLAVAREAGAAGARVEWREAYLRTWEPEGPCDLVFSNAALHWLPDHAGLWPRLIAALAPGGTLAVQMPLSWSLPSHRLMRETLALGGPGGQGIGPDPLRAALARPPVADPAFYHDLLAPHFAAVDVWSTEYLQVLTGADPVLEWVRATGLRPVVESLAPTDRDTFLAVYRERLREAYPRRPDGTTLYPFRRLFMVAAGKESHAPR, encoded by the coding sequence ATGCATCACGGCGATCTGACCGGAACGGCCTGGGAGCCGGCTCTCTACGAGGCTTTCGCGGACCACCGCCTGCGGCCCGGACTGGACCTGATGCTTCGCCTGCCCGCATCGGCGCCGCGCCGCATCGTCGACCTCGGCTGCGGCACCGGGCGCCTGACGGCCCTGCTGGCGGCGCGGTTCCCGGCGGCGGCGGTCGTCGGCATCGACCATGCGCCGGACATGCTGGCGGTGGCCCGGGAAGCGGGCGCGGCCGGGGCACGGGTGGAATGGCGCGAGGCCTACCTGCGCACCTGGGAGCCGGAGGGTCCCTGCGATCTCGTCTTCAGCAACGCGGCCCTGCATTGGCTGCCCGATCACGCCGGCCTGTGGCCGCGCCTGATCGCGGCGCTCGCGCCCGGCGGAACCCTCGCGGTGCAGATGCCGCTGAGCTGGTCGCTGCCGTCGCACCGTCTCATGCGCGAGACCCTCGCCCTGGGCGGCCCCGGCGGTCAGGGCATCGGTCCGGATCCCCTGCGCGCCGCCCTGGCCCGTCCGCCGGTGGCGGATCCGGCGTTCTACCACGATCTGCTGGCGCCGCACTTCGCCGCGGTCGACGTGTGGTCGACCGAGTACCTGCAGGTGCTCACCGGCGCCGATCCGGTGCTGGAGTGGGTGCGGGCGACCGGCCTGCGACCGGTCGTCGAGAGCCTGGCACCCACCGACCGCGACACCTTCCTGGCCGTCTACCGGGAGCGCCTGCGCGAGGCCTATCCGCGGCGTCCGGACGGCACCACCCTCTATCCGTTCCGCCGCCTGTTCATGGTGGCTGCGGGCAAGGAGTCCCATGCGCCCCGGTGA
- a CDS encoding HEAT repeat domain-containing protein → MNRNVRRYAWRALLLGLVLVVGGAAATSLVIGRQVRGAVAAAQSWEPGDPVEALLAVATSPDYAVAERNRAVWALGQLGDSRAVAPLATLLPHTNCEHGQDVCRRKLEQAIELCEGAPNVGAVLWRHGRLATR, encoded by the coding sequence ATGAACCGAAACGTGCGGCGATACGCCTGGCGGGCGCTCCTGCTGGGGCTGGTGCTGGTGGTGGGCGGTGCGGCCGCGACGAGTCTCGTCATCGGCCGCCAGGTGCGGGGCGCGGTGGCGGCGGCCCAGAGCTGGGAGCCGGGCGATCCGGTCGAGGCCCTGCTCGCCGTCGCGACCTCGCCGGACTACGCCGTGGCCGAGCGCAATCGGGCCGTCTGGGCCCTGGGCCAATTGGGCGACAGCCGCGCGGTGGCGCCGCTGGCGACCCTGTTGCCGCACACCAACTGCGAGCACGGCCAGGACGTGTGCCGCCGCAAGCTCGAGCAGGCCATCGAACTGTGCGAGGGGGCGCCCAACGTCGGCGCCGTCCTCTGGCGCCACGGCCGTCTGGCCACCCGCTAG